The Alosa sapidissima isolate fAloSap1 chromosome 5, fAloSap1.pri, whole genome shotgun sequence genome has a window encoding:
- the ecscr gene encoding endothelial cell-specific chemotaxis regulator, translating into MDFLIYSLLLMSVQYISADSIGTNVSTILPTTQGPTSTAVTSQKTLPSHVTTSAAKEKGHTEAIVTLTPLVSTKGSPSIISSSSSTEAQQTGTAGNFTRFHSTASSPIFLTSPGSQMDEVLTFTPHPSTSNSSPQLLEATTPTQSNSQKNSLLEPSPTPTTQPGSSLTMLAFGVMGVILILIVTMVILVTAVNMRGWCNNNEEKGKKSLESVIIDSNFATNGEKESITLVSVRTLNTESDTDSPHLSSVHSTMLDNEEL; encoded by the exons ATGGATTTCCTCATATATTCTCTGCTGTTGATGTCTGTCCAGTATATTTCAGCTG ATAGCATTGGAACCAATGTATCAACGATCTTACCCACAACACAAGGCCCCACAAGCACAG CTGTGACATCACAAAAAACCCTGCCAAGTCATGTGACCACAAGTGCAGCGAAAGAAAAGGGGCATACAGAAGCCATTGTAACTTTGACGCCACTTGTCAGTACAAAAG GGAGCCCCTCCATTATtagctcctcctcttccacagAGGCACAGCAAACTGGCACAGCAG GCAATTTTACAAGGTTCCACTCCACGGCCTCATCACCGATATTCTTAACAAGTCCAGGTTCTCAAATGGATGAGGTCTTAACTTTCACTCCACACCCATCTACCTCCAACTCAA GTCCACAGTTGTTGGAGGCAACAACACCAACCCAGAGTAACTCCCAAAAGAACTCATTACTGGAACCATCTCCCACTCCTACGACACAGCCAGGAAGTAGCCTCACCATGCTGGCCTTTG GAGTGATGGGGGTCATTCTCATTCTCATCGTCACCATGGTGATTTTGGTGACAGCTGTAAATATGAGAGGATGGTGCAATAACAACGAGGAAAAAG GTAAAAAGAGTTTGGAATCTGTCATCATTGACAG CAACTTTGCAAccaatggagagaaagagagcatcaCACTTGTCTCTGTGAGGACCCTTAATACAGAAAGTG ATACAGATTCTCCTCACCTTTCATCGGTCCACAGCACAATGTTAGACAATGAGGAACTATAG
- the dnajc18 gene encoding dnaJ homolog subfamily C member 18 — translation MEKEEAERLVEKAKLCLRSGRRDKALQLLYEAQKTYPTTRARVLIDAIVEDGGDMNGPEAERTFTPPPGWRAADVSPQQEESTQNSREGTSNDNKTYTEEQRQGVLRIKRCKNFYEILGVSKEASDEDLKKAYRKLALRFHPDKNCAPGATDAFKAIGNAYAVLSNPEKRHQYDQYGEQAPTETSSQSSAHPRHPGFSRTFHRDFEADISPEELFNMFFGGRFPTGNIHVYTNRGASYAHFYQPQRRRRGYERAREEVVVEENHSQNTFTAFLQLLPVLVLILISVVTQMMATNPPYSLFYKPSMGLVVSRETQNMGVPYYVDKAFHKEYRGAALDELEKTIESDYIEHLQSSCWKEKQQKSDLANLGQLYRDDRLKQKAETMKLEHCDKLHRFVGRNRGE, via the exons ATGGAGAAAGAAGAAGCTGAAAGGTTAGTAGAGAAAGCCAAGCTATGCTTGCGGTCTGGACGAAGAGACAAGGCACTTCAACTGCTTTATGAAGCTCAGAAGACATACCCCACAACCAGAGCCAGAG TCCTAATTGATGCCATTGTGGAAGATGGTGGTGACATGAACGGCCCTGAAGCTGAGCGCACATTCACCCCACCACCTGGATGGAGGGCAGCTGATGTCAGCCCACAACAGGAAGAGTCCACTCAGAATAGCAGGGAGGGGACCAGTAACGACAACAAGACTTACACAGAGGAGCAGCGTCAAGGAGTGCTCAG AATAAAGAGATGTAAAAACTTCTATGAGATCTTGGGTGTGTCAAAAGAGGCCTCAGATGAAGACCTGAAGAAGGCTTATCGGAAGCTGGCTCTGCGTTTCCACCCGGACAAGAACTGTGCCCCTGGAGCCACAGACGCTTTCAAAG CCATCGGAAATGCCTATGCTGTGCTGAGCAACCCTGAGAAGAGGCATCAGTATGACCAGTATGGAGAACAGGCGCCGACTGAGACCTCTAGCCAGTCCAGCGCTCACCCCCGCCACCCCGGCTTCAGCCGCACCTTCCACAGGGACTTCGAGGCAGACATATCCCCCGAGGAACTCTTCAACATGTTCTTCGGAGGGAGGTTTCCAACAG GCAATATCCACGTGTACACCAACAGAGGAGCCTCCTACGCCCATTTCTACCAGCCACAACGCCGGCGCAGAGGATATGAGAGAGCGcgtgaggaggtggtggtggaggagaacCACAGTCAG AACACTTTTACAGCTTTTCTGCAGCTCCTGCCTGTACTGGTTCTGATCTTGATTTCCGTGGTTACTCAGATGATGGCCACAAACCCCCCTTATAGTCTCTTCTATAAACC GTCCATGGGTTTGGTGGTGTCACGGGAGACACAGAACATGGGTGTGCCCTACTATGTGGATAAAGCTTTTCATAAGGAGTACCGTGGGGCTGCCCTGGATGAGCTAGAGAAGACTATTGAGAGCGATTACATAGAACACCTACAAAGCAGCTGctggaaagaaaaacaacaaa AGTCGGACTTGGCCAACCTTGGCCAGCTGTACCGAGATGACCGGCTGAAGCAGAAGGCGGAGACCATGAAGCTGGAGCACTGCGATAAGCTGCACCGCTTCGTGGGCCGCAACCGAGGAGAATGA